DNA from Parageobacillus thermoglucosidasius:
ATGCCTGCATTTTATCAAGAAGAACGCGGACATGAACAAAAAGAGCGCCAGCAGCGAAAAGAAGAGAGACCGAAAAAACAATCTTTTCATGCTGCGTTTATGACAGAGATGATTGACACGGAAGCATAGGAGGGAAAGCCGTGACAAATAGTGTTGATCCAAGCTTGTTATTGGAGAATTATCGGCCGCCCGAACGAAAAACCGGAAATCAAATATTAGGAAAAGACGATTTTTTAAAAATTTTGCTTGTCCAATTGCAAAACCAAGATCCGTTAAATCCGATGGAAGATAAAGAGTTTATTGCGCAAATGGCCAATTTTTCTACTCTAGAACAAATGATTAATATTTCAAGCATGTTCGAGCGGTTGATGCAAACGCAAAATAATCAGGCGCTGCTCCGCTACAGTGAATGGATCGGCAAAAACGTTTATTGGCAAGAAGAAGAAAACACGAAAAGCGGAGTTGTGAAATCGGTGTTGCAAAAAGATAATCAAATTTTTCTTGAATTGGATAATGGCTCAATAATCAATGCGAGCCTTGTTATAAAAGTTGAATCTAAATAAATGAAAGGGAGAGGGTTGCAATGCTTCGTTCGATGTATTCGGGAATTAGCGCAATGAAAAACTTCCAAGTAAAGCTGGATGTCATCGGCAACAACATCGCCAATGTCAATACGTATGGCTTTAAAAAAGGAAGAACGATTTTTAAAGATTTAGTGAGCCAACAAATCGCCGGGGCAAGCGGTCCGACAGCAAATCGTGGCGGAGTAAACCCGAAGCAAGTTGGTTTAGGAATGCAGCTGGCAGCCATTGATACCGTCCATACGCAAGGGAGCACGCAACCGACAGGGCGCCCGCTAGATTTGGCGATTTCTGGCGACGGATTTTTTGTCTTAGGAGAGAAAAATGGAAGTACACCAAATCCAGATGATTTGACAAATCTATTATATACAAGATCAGGTAATTTTTATCTTGATGCTGGAGATAATCCTAATAATACTACTAATCTTGATAATGATTTTAGATATATTGTCAGTGCTGACGGACGCTATTTACTTGGTACAAATAATGAACGCATCGGAATTCCTAAAAGTGCGCAAAGTGTTAGTATTGGTTCAGATGGAACTGTAAGCTATGTAGATTCAACGGGAGCTTTACAGATCGCAGGTAAAATCCAATTAGCAAAATTCGCTAATAACGAAGGATTAGAAAAGGTAGGGGACAACCTTTTCAGACCGACAGCTAGTTCTGGCGTAGCAATTATAGGTGATGTTGGCGCCAATGGTACTGGCACGATCGTCTCTGGCGCCCTTGAAATGTCCAACGTCGACCTTGCCGAAGAGTTTACGGAAATGATCGTTGCGCAGCGCGGCTTCCAAGCAAATACGCGCATTATTACAACATCTGACGAAATTTTGCAAGAGCTTGTCAACTTGAAGAAATAGTAAAGGAGGGAGGGTGCTAGCTGCCGGCTAGTGCCCTGCGCATCCATGATAACATTAACGCGGCTCAACGGAAAAAAGTTTGTATTAAACGCCATTTATATTGAACAAGTCGAAGCATTTCCGGATACAACGATTACATTGACGAACGGAAAAAAGTTTGTCGTGCGTGAATCAGTGCAAGAGGTTATCGCGTTGGTAAGCAGCTTTTACCGACAAGTCGCGGTGCTGCGCTTACCGGAAGGCTTAGGAGGATCAGAAAGTGAAAAGTAATCGGTTAATCAAAACGATGCTAATCCTATTAGTTATTATCGCCCTTATCGGTGCGATCGCGTTAATTGCCGTGCTGAAATTGACAGGGGAAAAAGAGCAAAGCACGCCAAGCGCTGACGAAATTGTGGAAAGTTCGATCGACATCCCTGAAATCACGACGAATTTAGCAGACGGAAGATATGTGAAAATTTCCTTTAAAATTCAAACAAACAGCAAAAAAGGAAAAGAAGAAGCGGAAAAACGCGACTTTCAAATCAAAAATATTATTATCGAAGAACTTTCAGAAATGAAAGCAGAAAATTTTAAAGGAAAAGAAGGAATGACTTCCTTTGAAGAGCGGTTAAAACAGCAAATTAATCAAATTATGCAAGATGGAAAAGTGGAGCAAGTATATATTACCTCCTTTGTCCTCCAATAGTTTGTGCCGTTAGGAGGGAACAACCTTATGACGACTGGCGAAGTATTATCACAAAGCGAAATCGACGCGTTATTGGCAGCATTGTCCACGGGGGAAATGAGCGCGGAAGAATTAAAAAAGGAAGAAACAGGAAAGCGCGTGAAAGTATATGACTTTAAGCGGGCGCTTCGCTTTTCAAAGGACCAAATCCGCAGTTTAACGCGCATTCACGAAAATTTTGCGAGATTATTGACAACTTTTTTCGCAGCGCAATTACGTACATATGTGCAAATATCGGTGGCGTCGGCCGATCAAATCCCGTATGAAGAGTTTATTCGTTCCATTCCGAAAATGACGTTTTTAAACGTCTTTGAAGTTCCGCCGCTGAATGGGCATATATTGATGGAAGTAAACCCAAATATCGCCTATGCGATGCTTGATCGTGTGATGGGCGGAAAAGGAACAAGTGTGAACAAAATCGATAATTTAACGGAAATTGAAACGCGGATTATATCCAATTTATTTGATAAAGCTTTTTCCAATTTACGCGATGCATGGGAATCGGTTGCGGAAATTGACCCTGTTTTCACTGATTTTGAAGTCAATCCGCAGTTTTTGCAAATGATATCGCCGAATGACACGGTTGTCGTGATTTCGTTGAACACACAAATCGGCGAGACGAGCGGGATGATGAATATTTGCATTCCTTATGTAGTGCTGGAGCCGATTATCCCAAAGCTGTCTGTCCATTATTGGATGCAGGCGCAAAAAAAAGAAAGTTCGCCGGAAGAAACAGAGGCGCTTGAACGGCGGATTCGTTTCGCCAAACTTCCGATTATCGCTGAGCTTGGCACGGCAACCATTACCATTCAAGACTTTTTGCAGCTGGAAGTCGGCGATGTCATTGAACTCGATCAATCTATCCAGCAACCGCTTCTTATTAAAGTCGGGGATATTCCGAAATTTACTGGTCAGCCAGGAAAGAGAAATAAAAGGCTGGCGGTGCAAATTTTAGATACGTTTAAGGGGGCAGAAAATTACGATGATGAATGATGGCATGCTATCCCAAGATGAAATCGATGCGCTGCTGCGCGGATCAGCTGGAAATGACGAAATTCCCCAGCTGGATGAAATATTATCGCCGCTTGAGCAAGACGCGTTAGGGGAAATTGGCAACATTTCGTTTGGCAGTTCGGCAACAGCGCTGTCAGTGTTGCTCAATCAAAAAGTGGAGATTACGACGCCAAGCGTCTCGATCATTCAGCGGAAAAATGTCGACAGCGAATTTCCGCTGCCGTATGTAGCGATTCAAGTCAATTATACAGATGGATTTTTAGGGACGAATTTGCTTGTCATTAAGCAAGAAGATGCGGCCATTATTGCGGACTTGATGCTCGGAGGAGACGGAACGAATACGGCGGATGAGTTGGGAGAAATTCAACTGAGCGCTGTGCAGGAAGCGATGAACCAAATGATGGGGTCAGCAGCGACATCGATGTCCACTATTTTCGGAAAACGCGTCGATATTTCTCCCCCGACTCTTCACTTGCTCAATGTCAGGGAAGAAAAAGGAATCGAATATTTACCGAACGAAGACGTATTTATTAAAGTCTCTTTCCGCTTGAAAATTGGCGATTTGATTGATTCAAACATTATGCAGCTATTGCCGGTTGATTTTGCGAAAGAACTTGTGAAACAGCTGCTTCATTCCAGCGGCGAATCCAGTGGCGAACCAACTTCTTCCAACAGCGTGCCAGAAGCGGAAAAAGAAGCCGCTGCGCAAGAGGCGGCGGTCTCCCAGCCGTCTGTAACGACCGAAGCAATCGGAGCCCAGCCGTCTTATGAACCGTCCAAAACGGCGGCACATGAAACAGCCAATCATTTTGGAGCGAACGCCAAATCAGGAGAACGGCAAATTCAATCGGTTGATTTTGCTGAATTTGAACCGTCTCCATCAGCGGATACAGAAGTCAAAAACTTGTCGCTTCTCCTTGATGTTCCGCTTCAAGTCACCGTTGAACTTGGCCGTACAAAACGTTCTGTTCAAGAAATTTTGCAGTTGTCATCGGGCTCGATTATTGAATTGGATAAATTGGCCGGGGAACCTGTTGATATATTGGTGAACAATAAGCTCATTGCTAAAGGGGAAGTCGTTGTGATCGATGAAAATTTTGGCGTGCGCGTG
Protein-coding regions in this window:
- the flgD gene encoding flagellar hook assembly protein FlgD, with translation MTNSVDPSLLLENYRPPERKTGNQILGKDDFLKILLVQLQNQDPLNPMEDKEFIAQMANFSTLEQMINISSMFERLMQTQNNQALLRYSEWIGKNVYWQEEENTKSGVVKSVLQKDNQIFLELDNGSIINASLVIKVESK
- the flgG gene encoding flagellar basal body rod protein FlgG, coding for MLRSMYSGISAMKNFQVKLDVIGNNIANVNTYGFKKGRTIFKDLVSQQIAGASGPTANRGGVNPKQVGLGMQLAAIDTVHTQGSTQPTGRPLDLAISGDGFFVLGEKNGSTPNPDDLTNLLYTRSGNFYLDAGDNPNNTTNLDNDFRYIVSADGRYLLGTNNERIGIPKSAQSVSIGSDGTVSYVDSTGALQIAGKIQLAKFANNEGLEKVGDNLFRPTASSGVAIIGDVGANGTGTIVSGALEMSNVDLAEEFTEMIVAQRGFQANTRIITTSDEILQELVNLKK
- a CDS encoding flagellar FlbD family protein, coding for MITLTRLNGKKFVLNAIYIEQVEAFPDTTITLTNGKKFVVRESVQEVIALVSSFYRQVAVLRLPEGLGGSESEK
- the fliL gene encoding flagellar basal body-associated protein FliL; amino-acid sequence: MKSNRLIKTMLILLVIIALIGAIALIAVLKLTGEKEQSTPSADEIVESSIDIPEITTNLADGRYVKISFKIQTNSKKGKEEAEKRDFQIKNIIIEELSEMKAENFKGKEGMTSFEERLKQQINQIMQDGKVEQVYITSFVLQ
- the fliM gene encoding flagellar motor switch protein FliM, with the translated sequence MTTGEVLSQSEIDALLAALSTGEMSAEELKKEETGKRVKVYDFKRALRFSKDQIRSLTRIHENFARLLTTFFAAQLRTYVQISVASADQIPYEEFIRSIPKMTFLNVFEVPPLNGHILMEVNPNIAYAMLDRVMGGKGTSVNKIDNLTEIETRIISNLFDKAFSNLRDAWESVAEIDPVFTDFEVNPQFLQMISPNDTVVVISLNTQIGETSGMMNICIPYVVLEPIIPKLSVHYWMQAQKKESSPEETEALERRIRFAKLPIIAELGTATITIQDFLQLEVGDVIELDQSIQQPLLIKVGDIPKFTGQPGKRNKRLAVQILDTFKGAENYDDE
- the fliY gene encoding flagellar motor switch phosphatase FliY, which translates into the protein MMNDGMLSQDEIDALLRGSAGNDEIPQLDEILSPLEQDALGEIGNISFGSSATALSVLLNQKVEITTPSVSIIQRKNVDSEFPLPYVAIQVNYTDGFLGTNLLVIKQEDAAIIADLMLGGDGTNTADELGEIQLSAVQEAMNQMMGSAATSMSTIFGKRVDISPPTLHLLNVREEKGIEYLPNEDVFIKVSFRLKIGDLIDSNIMQLLPVDFAKELVKQLLHSSGESSGEPTSSNSVPEAEKEAAAQEAAVSQPSVTTEAIGAQPSYEPSKTAAHETANHFGANAKSGERQIQSVDFAEFEPSPSADTEVKNLSLLLDVPLQVTVELGRTKRSVQEILQLSSGSIIELDKLAGEPVDILVNNKLIAKGEVVVIDENFGVRVTDIISQSDRLKKLK